A window of the Drosophila simulans strain w501 chromosome 2L, Prin_Dsim_3.1, whole genome shotgun sequence genome harbors these coding sequences:
- the LOC6739229 gene encoding bis(5'-nucleosyl)-tetraphosphatase [asymmetrical], which produces MKKAAGFVIFRRLCGEIQYLLLKASYGSFHWSSPKGHVDPGEDDFTTALRETKEEAGYDEKDLIIYKDTPLTLNYEVNSKPKIVIYWLAELRNPCQEPILSEEHTDLKWLPKEEAKQCVGFKDNQVMIDKFHQMILDQNKPM; this is translated from the exons ATGAAAAAGGCAGCtggttttgttatttttcgccGCCTTTGTGGGGAAATACAATACCTATTGCTGAAGGCTTCCTATGGCTCCTTCCACTGGAGTTCCCCCAAGGGACATGTCGACCCAGGCGAGGATGATTTTACCACTGCCCTGCGGGAAACAAAAGAGGAAGCCGG GTACGACGAGAAGGATCTAATCATATACAAGGACACTCCGCTGACCCTGAATTATGAGGTGAACAGCAAGCCCAAAATTGTTATTTACTGGCTGGCGGAGCTGCGGAATCCCTGCCAGGAGCCCATTCTCTCCGAGGAGCACACCGACCTCAAGTGGCTGCCCAAGGAGGAGGCCAAGCAGTGCGTCGGCTTTAAGGATAACCAAGTCATGATCGACAAGTTCCACCAAATGATTTTAGATCAAAACAAACCAATGTGA
- the LOC6731706 gene encoding ATP-binding cassette sub-family G member 4: protein MATPREQFLFGSDNGVAGLGLGIEIGEVTSSRVYNSTTVPVGNSGGWRNAQSSVTPPPIPTPPQVNYTNGNAASKQPPLEPVVEEEVHFDTDALNNLPAREPVDMEFKELSLTVKLGFNRGSKEILHNVCGKFPGSQLIAIMGPSGAGKSTLLDALSGFKTTGVDGSILLNGRRRDLPSFRRMSCYITQDDRLQPLLTVNENMHIAADLKLGQTVSYEEKESRIEDILLLLGLYNHDQTLTMRLSGGQKKRLSIAMELINNPTVMFLDEPTTGLDSSSCTKVLELLKKLTSQGRTIICTIHQPTAKLFQIFDQVYVLSAGNCVYQGSTQKLVPFLHSVDLPCPMYHNPADYIIELACGEYGYDKVDTLKLATENGSCLTWFDNPSAVLRAEVLMRKYPIPKKTKSRSLEDTSYSNQCSVLLRRGFIKAKRDTTMTHLRIGVNIAVAALFGAMYDHTGREGSRVLDNYNLLFAILMHHSMTTMMLTVLTFPMDISILIKEHFNRWYSLKAYYTAMTLVDLPISIISCFFFTVIVYLWSYQPMEWIRFFMFFSISLLTVFVGHSFGLMIGAWFDVVNGTFLAPVLTIPMMMFAGFGVTLRDLPSYLRWGSHISYLRYGLEGFISAIYGLDRGTLACEEAPYCHYRYPKKFLEEITMRGDQFWNDVIALGVMILLFRFVSYVVLKAKIKSIR, encoded by the exons ATGGCGACACCGCGGGAGCAGTTCTTGTTCGGCAGCGACAACGGAGTGGCCGGCCTCGGTCTGGGCATCGAGATCGGGGAGGTGACCTCCAGTCGCGTCTATAACAGCACCACAGTGCCAGTTGGCAACAGTGGCGGATGGCGGAATGCCCAGTCCAGTGTTACGCCACCACCCATACCCACGCCGCCGCAGGTGAACTACACCAATGGGAATGCGGCCAGCAAGCAGCCGCCACTGGAACCTGtcgtggaggaggaggtgcaCTTCGACACCGATGCCCTCAACAACCTGCCAGCCCGGGAGCCCGTGGACATGGAGTTCAAGGAGCTGTCCCTCACCGTCAAATTGGGTTTCAATCGAG GATCCAAGGAAATCTTGCACAATGTGTGCGGAAAGTTCCCCGGCAGCCAGCTGATCGCCATCATGGGACCTTCGGGTGCAGGAAAGTCCACTCTGCTGGATGCCCTGTCAGGTTTCAAGACGACCGGAGTCGATGGCTCCATCTTGCTCAATGGTCGGCGACGTGATTTGC CTTCCTTCCGTCGGATGTCCTGCTACATCACTCAGGATGATCGTCTGCAGCCGCTGCTGACGGTGAACGAGAACATGCATATAGCCGCCGATCTTAAGCTGGGTCAGACCGTCAGCTACGAGGAGAAGGAGAGCAGG ATCGAGGACATCCTGCTGCTTCTAGGTCTGTACAATCACGATCAGACCCTTACGATGCGCCTGTCTGGTGGTCAGAAGAAGAGGCTATCCATTGCCATGGAGTTGATCAATAATCCCACTGTGATGTTCCTGGACGAGCCCACGAC TGGCTTGGACAGTAGCTCGTGCACAAAGGTCCTGGAGCTGCTCAAGAAGTTGACCAGCCAAGGACGCACCATTATCTGCACCATCCACCAGCCCACGGCCAAGTTGTTCCAGATCTTCGATCAGGTCTACGTCCTGTCCGCTGGCAACTGCGTCTACCAGGGCAGCACCCAGAAATTGGTGCCGTTCCTGCACTCGGTGGATCTGCCATGTCCCATGTACCACAATCCAGCGGATTACA TTATCGAGCTCGCTTGCGGAGAATATGGATACGATAAGGTCGACACCCTTAAGCTCGCCACGGAGAACGGAAGCTGCCTGACTTGGTTCGATAATCCCAGTGCGGTGTTGCGTGCTGAGGTCTTGATGAGAAAGTATCCCATACCTAAGAAAACCAAAAGCCGATCCCTGGAGGACACCAGCTACTCAAACCAGTGTTCCGTGCTTTTGCGACGGGGTTTCATCAAAGCCAAACGAGACACGACCATGACGCACTTGAGGATCGGAGTCAACATAGCAGTGGCCGCACTGTTCGGAGCTATGTACGATCATACGGGACGTGAGGGATCACGAGTGCTCGACAACTACAATCTGCTGTTTGCCATACTGATGCACCATTCCATGACCACGATGATGTTGACTGTTCTGACTT TCCCCATGGACATCTCCATATTGATCAAGGAGCACTTCAACCGCTGGTACTCGCTGAAAGCCTATTACACTGCCATGACACTCGTGGACCTGCCAATATCT ATCATAAGTTGTTTCTTCTTCACTGTCATCGTTTACCTATGGAGTTATCAGCCGATGGAGTGGATCAGATTCTTTATGTTCTTCTCCATTAGTTTACTGACCGTCTTTGTGGGCCATAGTTTCGGTTTGATGATTGGTGCCTGGTTCGATGTGGTCAACGGAACGTTCTTGGCCCCAGTGCTAACGATTCCCATGATGATGTTCGCCGGCTTTGGAGTGACCCTGCGCGATCTGCCAAGCTACTTAAGGTGGGGCAGTCACATATCATACTTAAGATATGGACTTGAGGGCTTCATATCAGCCATTTATGGCTTGGATCGAGGCACCTTGGCCTGCGAGGAGGCGCCATACTGCCATTACAG GTATCCAAAGAAATTCTTAGAGGAAATCACCATGAGGGGTGATCAGTTCTGGAACGATGTGATCGCGCTGGGAGTCATGATCCTTCTTTTCCGATTTGTGTCCTACGTGGTGCTGAAGGCCAAGATCAAGTCGATCCGATAG
- the LOC6731705 gene encoding uncharacterized protein LOC6731705 yields the protein MYALLRRFAGVTNLGCPIRSYASFTPRDILRSSDETGTLLTRFAKHIALERYRDSDHVLPKTTVRYSDFFPITDDRYFQRTVQKTDAAQLPALIIQASSYRSNAAVPMYVTALNTLDNHAANQLDKMDTSTVLETLYSFLFLIPSWIKQMDFYQAAMQRLVKEDFRGNKERFVQVCFYLGLQKKQAQSSEDFQKLMEEHLPSHLPALNEMDLALVSNAAYKTSTLVTGEAKSAYEASLVNAILNLELNTGSDALLVSFVKALRLQQVKDERVCQHLQDICLDPVKITLIEPRGLAHIFAFFAEQLWDQNECLTVVVERLMTLLKPGDLRSKDLATFLWASAQLNCALTPEQIRQLELAALRMLDHGEYDYFADNLVDTCLSLCTLGHYSKELINAAEELKAAQKRQRAQPKVDSRLNVLRSAVAIEQPSIAKVKKERAFKEFDGAPAYLLKDRPDLKKYAKELSGDADVEGVDVVCPIVGINLPSLRVQTMGAQESVYFVELLTAEQTLKFSKKPTSLIRLKKRLLESLGRKVVVLNSIKMATNAKELHQLFEPTANAGEESKVAQGVGN from the exons ATGTACGCCCTGCTCCGCCGCTTTGCCGGCGTCACCAACTTGGGCTGTCCCATTAGAAGCTACGCCTCCTTTACGCCCAGAGATATATTGCGAAGCAGCGATGAGACCGGCACACTGCTCACCCGCTTCGCCAAGCACATTGCATTGGAGCGCTACAGGGATTCGGATCACGTGCTGCCCAAGACGACGGTCCGGTACTCAGACTTCTTTCCCATCACGGACGACCGGTACTTTCAGCGGACGGTGCAGAAAACGGATGCCGCCCAGTTGCCCGCCCTGATCATCCAGGCTTCCAGCTATCGCTCCAATGCCGCTGTGCCCATGTATGTGACGGCGCTTAACACGTTGGATAACCATGCAGCCAATCAGCTGGACAAGATGGATACTTCCACCGTGCTGGAGACTCTCTACTCCTTTCTATTCCTCATACCTAGTTGGATAAAGCAAATGGATTTTTACCAAGCAGCCATGCAACGACTGGTCAAGGAGGACTTTCGCGGCAACAAGGAGCGATTCGTTCAGGTGTGCTTCTATCTGGGATTGCAAAAGAAGCAGGCCCAATCTTCTGAGGACTTCCAGAAGCTCATGGAAGAGCATCTACCATCTCATCTGCCCGCCCTAAATGAAATGGACCTTGCTTTGGTCAGCAATGCGGCGTACAAAACCTCAACCTTGGTAACCGGTGAGGCGAAATCAGCATATGAAGCAAGCCTCGTTAATGCCATATTAAATCTGGAGCTCAACACCGGAAGCGATGCCTTGCTGGTCTCGTTTGTCAAGGCATTGCGATTGCAGCAAGTCAAAGATGAACGAGTGTGCCAGCACCTGCAGGATATCTGTCTGGATCCTGTAAAAATAACCCTTATTGAACCCCGAGGACTTGCCCATATCTTTGCATTCTTTGCCGAGCAGCTTTGGGATCAGAATGAATGCCTAACTGTCGTCGTAGAACGACTTATGACTCTGCTCAAACCTGGAGACCTACGCTCCAAGGACTTGGCCACATTCCTGTGGGCCAGCGCCCAACTCAATTGTGCATTGACTCCTGAGCAAATCAGACAACTGGAACTGGCCGCTCTACGGATGCTGGATCATGGGGAGTACGACTATTTCGCTGACAACCTTGTTGACACCTGCCTCTCTCTGTGCACTTTGGGTCACTACTCCAAGGAGCTGATTAATGCAGCTGAAGAACTAAAAGCAGCCCAAAAACGCCAGCGAGCCCAACCCAAGGTGGATAGTCGCTTGAATGTGCTGCGATCTGCTGTAGCCATTGAGCAGCCTTCAATTGCTAAAGTTAAAAAAGAACGAGCTTTTAAAGAGTTCGATGGTGCTCCAGCTTATTTGCTAAAAGATCGCCCAGACCTAAAGAAATACGCCAAGGAGCTAAGTGGCGACGCGGATGTGGAGGGCGTGGATGTAGTGTGTCCCATTGTCGGAATAAATCTGCCAAGCTTACGAGTGCAGACAATGGGTGCCCAGGAGAGTGTGTACTTTGTTGAACTGCTCACCGCAGAACAGACGCTGAAATTCAGCAAGAAACCGACTTCATTAATACGTCTTAAGAAAAGACTTTTGGAATCCCTCGGCCGAAAAGTTGTAGTA CTGAACTCAATAAAAATGGCCACCAATGCAAAGGAACTCCACCAACTCTTCGAACCGACAGCTAATGCAGGAGAAGAATCCAAGGTTGCCCAAGGCGTGGGCAACTGA